A region of Paraburkholderia largidicola DNA encodes the following proteins:
- a CDS encoding amino acid ABC transporter ATP-binding protein, translating into MISIKNVSKWYGQFQVLTDCTTEVKKGEVVVVCGPSGSGKSTLIKTVNGLEPFQKGEIVINGQSLTDKKTNLSKLRSKVGMVFQHFELFPHLSITENLTLAQIKVLGRSKDEATAKGLKLLDRVGLRAHADKYPGQLSGGQQQRVAIARALSMDPIAMLFDEPTSALDPEMINEVLDVMVELAQEGMTMMCVTHEMGFAKKVAHRVIFMDKGLIVEDDRKEDFFANPKSDRAKDFLAKILH; encoded by the coding sequence ATGATCTCTATCAAGAATGTGTCGAAGTGGTACGGCCAGTTCCAGGTGCTGACCGACTGCACGACGGAAGTGAAAAAGGGCGAAGTGGTGGTCGTGTGCGGCCCGTCGGGTTCGGGCAAATCGACGCTGATCAAGACGGTCAACGGGCTCGAGCCGTTCCAGAAGGGCGAGATCGTCATCAACGGCCAGTCGCTCACCGACAAGAAGACCAATCTGTCGAAGCTGCGCTCGAAGGTCGGCATGGTGTTCCAGCATTTCGAGCTGTTCCCGCATCTGTCGATCACCGAAAACCTCACGCTCGCGCAGATCAAGGTGCTCGGCCGCTCGAAGGACGAAGCCACTGCGAAGGGCCTGAAGCTGCTCGACCGCGTCGGCCTGCGCGCGCATGCGGACAAGTATCCGGGGCAGTTGTCGGGTGGTCAGCAGCAGCGCGTGGCGATTGCGCGCGCGCTGTCGATGGACCCGATCGCAATGCTGTTCGACGAACCCACGTCCGCGCTCGATCCTGAAATGATCAATGAAGTGCTCGACGTGATGGTCGAACTGGCGCAGGAAGGCATGACCATGATGTGCGTGACGCACGAAATGGGTTTTGCGAAGAAGGTCGCGCATCGCGTGATCTTCATGGATAAGGGCCTCATCGTCGAAGACGACCGCAAGGAAGACTTTTTCGCGAATCCGAAATCGGATCGTGCGAAAGATTTTCTCGCAAAGATTCTGCATTAA
- the gltK gene encoding glutamate/aspartate ABC transporter permease GltK encodes MHHFDWSGIPGALPTLWTGAVVTFKITILAIVIGIVWGTVLAIMRLSSFKPFEWFAKIYVTLFRSIPLVMVLLWFFLIVPQLLQNVLGLSADIDIRLASAMVAFSLFEAAYYSEIIRAGIQAVPRGQVNASFALGMNYAQAMRLVVLPQAFRAMVPLLLTQAIVLFQDTSLVYVISLADFFRTATNIGDRDGTNVEMVLFAGACYFVICVVASSLVKSLQKKVAR; translated from the coding sequence ATGCATCATTTCGACTGGAGCGGTATTCCGGGCGCACTGCCGACGCTGTGGACTGGCGCTGTCGTCACGTTCAAGATCACGATTCTCGCGATCGTGATCGGCATCGTGTGGGGCACGGTGCTCGCGATCATGCGGCTGTCGTCGTTCAAGCCGTTCGAATGGTTCGCAAAGATCTACGTGACGCTGTTCCGTTCGATCCCGCTCGTGATGGTTCTGCTGTGGTTCTTCCTGATCGTGCCGCAGCTGCTGCAAAACGTGCTGGGCCTTTCCGCGGACATCGACATCCGTCTCGCGTCGGCGATGGTCGCGTTCTCGCTGTTCGAAGCCGCGTACTACTCGGAAATCATCCGTGCGGGTATTCAGGCCGTACCGCGCGGCCAGGTGAACGCGTCGTTCGCGCTCGGCATGAACTACGCACAGGCAATGCGCCTCGTCGTGCTGCCGCAGGCATTTCGCGCGATGGTGCCGCTGCTGCTCACGCAGGCCATCGTGCTGTTTCAGGATACGTCGCTCGTCTACGTGATCAGCCTCGCCGACTTCTTCCGCACGGCCACGAATATTGGCGACCGTGACGGCACGAACGTCGAAATGGTACTGTTCGCCGGTGCGTGTTACTTCGTGATCTGCGTGGTCGCGTCGAGCCTCGTCAAAAGTCTTCAGAAAAAGGTCGCAAGATGA
- a CDS encoding amino acid ABC transporter permease encodes MSYHWNWGILLSPVSTGEPTTYLGWLLSGLWVTVTVSLCAWVIALIVGSFFGVLRTVQNPRVAAIGTVYVAIFRNIPLIVQFFVWYLVIPELLPVSIGTWFKQLPPGAQFFSSSIICLGLFTAARVCEQVRSGINALPRGQRFAGFALGLTQWQTYRYVLLPVAYRIIVPPLTSEFLNIFKNSAVASTIGLLDLSAQARQLVDYTAQTYESFIAVTIAYLLINMIVMSLMRIVEAKSRLPGYIGGK; translated from the coding sequence ATGTCATACCACTGGAACTGGGGCATTCTGCTGAGTCCGGTTTCCACCGGCGAGCCGACCACCTATCTGGGCTGGCTGCTGTCCGGTCTATGGGTGACGGTCACCGTTTCGCTGTGCGCGTGGGTGATCGCGCTGATCGTCGGGTCGTTCTTCGGCGTGCTGCGTACGGTCCAGAACCCGCGCGTCGCGGCAATCGGCACCGTGTATGTCGCCATCTTCCGTAACATCCCGCTGATCGTTCAATTCTTCGTCTGGTATCTGGTGATACCGGAGTTGCTGCCCGTTTCGATCGGCACCTGGTTCAAGCAACTGCCGCCGGGCGCGCAGTTCTTCTCGTCGTCGATCATCTGTCTCGGGCTGTTCACCGCCGCACGCGTATGCGAACAGGTGCGCTCGGGCATCAACGCGCTGCCGCGCGGTCAGCGCTTCGCGGGGTTCGCACTGGGCCTGACGCAATGGCAGACGTATCGCTACGTGCTCTTGCCCGTGGCTTACCGGATCATCGTGCCGCCGCTCACGTCCGAGTTCCTGAACATCTTCAAGAACTCTGCCGTTGCGTCGACGATCGGTCTGCTCGATCTGTCCGCGCAGGCGCGCCAGCTCGTCGACTACACGGCGCAGACGTATGAGTCGTTCATCGCCGTCACGATCGCGTATCTGCTCATCAACATGATCGTGATGTCGCTGATGCGCATCGTCGAAGCCAAGAGCCGGCTGCCTGGCTATATCGGAGGCAAGTGA
- a CDS encoding glutamate/aspartate ABC transporter substrate-binding protein, translating to MKVKKAALLLATLGLFTVGAHAQDAGTLKKIKDTGVISLGHRESSIPFSYYDDKQNVVGYSQEFALKVVDAVKQKLNMPDLKVKLTPITSQNRIPLVQNGTVDLECGSTTNNAERQQQVAFSNTIFVIGTRLMTKKDSGVKDWADLKGKTVVTTAGTTSERLLRKMNQDKNMGMNIISAKDHGESFLTLSTGRAAAFMMDDALLAGERAKSNTPNDFIIVGAPQSHEAYGCMLRKNDPEFKKVVDDAIAKVETSGEADKIYKKWFESPIPPKGLNLAFPESDDIKALYKSPNDKAID from the coding sequence ATGAAGGTTAAAAAAGCTGCGCTGCTTCTCGCGACACTGGGATTGTTTACGGTAGGCGCGCATGCGCAGGACGCCGGCACGCTGAAGAAGATCAAGGACACGGGCGTTATTTCGCTGGGCCACCGCGAATCGTCGATTCCGTTTTCGTACTACGACGACAAGCAGAACGTGGTCGGCTACTCGCAGGAATTCGCGCTGAAGGTCGTGGATGCCGTCAAGCAGAAGCTGAACATGCCGGACCTGAAGGTCAAGCTGACGCCGATCACGTCGCAAAACCGCATTCCGCTCGTGCAGAACGGTACCGTCGACCTCGAATGCGGCTCGACCACCAACAATGCTGAACGTCAGCAGCAGGTTGCATTCTCGAACACGATTTTCGTGATCGGCACGCGCCTGATGACGAAGAAAGATTCCGGCGTCAAAGACTGGGCGGACCTGAAGGGCAAGACCGTCGTGACGACGGCTGGCACCACGTCCGAGCGCCTGCTTCGCAAGATGAACCAGGACAAGAACATGGGCATGAACATCATCAGCGCGAAGGACCACGGCGAGTCGTTCCTGACGCTGTCGACGGGCCGCGCTGCCGCGTTCATGATGGACGACGCACTGCTCGCCGGCGAGCGCGCGAAGTCGAACACGCCGAACGATTTCATCATCGTCGGCGCGCCGCAATCGCATGAGGCTTACGGCTGCATGCTGCGCAAGAACGATCCGGAGTTCAAGAAGGTCGTCGACGATGCGATCGCCAAGGTCGAAACGTCGGGCGAAGCCGACAAGATCTACAAGAAGTGGTTCGAATCGCCGATCCCGCCGAAGGGCCTCAACCTGGCCTTCCCGGAAAGCGATGACATCAAGGCGCTCTACAAGAGCCCGAACGACAAGGCAATCGACTAA
- a CDS encoding Glu/Leu/Phe/Val family dehydrogenase, with amino-acid sequence MSTAANLQSIPSYLHADDLGPWGNYLRQVDRVAPYLGPLSRWLETLKRPKRILIVDVPIELDNGTVAHFEGYRVQHNVSRGPGKGGVRYHQDVTLSEVMALSAWMSVKNAAVNVPYGGAKGGIRVDPRKLSRGELERMTRRYTSEIGIIIGPNTDIPAPDVNTNEQIMAWMMDTYSMNQGQTATGVVTGKPITLGGSLGRREATGRGVFVVGCEAARRIGMDIEGARIAVQGFGNVGGIAARLYQEAGAKVVAVQDHTGTLYKESGIDAVALLEHVAKHGGVGGYAEADTIANDDFWTVESDILIPAALENQITEKNAGKIRTKIVVEGANGPTTTAADDILHDKGILVIPDVVANAGGVTVSYFEWVQDFSSFFWTEDEINERLERVMREAFAAVWQVASEQKVSVRTAAFIVACKRILQAREMRGLYP; translated from the coding sequence ATGTCTACCGCGGCAAATCTGCAGTCCATCCCGTCCTACCTTCATGCCGACGATCTCGGCCCTTGGGGCAACTATCTCCGTCAAGTCGATCGCGTGGCGCCCTATCTGGGCCCGCTGTCGCGCTGGCTCGAAACGCTCAAGCGCCCGAAGCGCATTCTGATCGTCGACGTGCCCATCGAACTCGATAACGGCACGGTTGCGCACTTCGAAGGCTATCGCGTGCAGCACAACGTGTCGCGCGGTCCGGGCAAGGGCGGCGTGCGTTATCACCAGGACGTGACGCTGTCGGAAGTGATGGCGCTGTCCGCGTGGATGTCGGTGAAGAACGCTGCCGTGAACGTGCCGTACGGCGGTGCGAAGGGCGGGATCCGTGTCGATCCGCGCAAGCTGTCGCGTGGTGAGCTGGAGCGCATGACGCGCCGCTACACCAGCGAAATCGGCATCATCATCGGACCGAACACCGACATTCCCGCGCCGGACGTGAACACGAACGAGCAGATCATGGCGTGGATGATGGACACGTACTCGATGAACCAGGGCCAAACGGCCACGGGCGTCGTGACGGGCAAGCCGATCACGCTCGGCGGCTCGCTTGGCCGTCGTGAAGCGACGGGCCGCGGCGTGTTCGTCGTCGGCTGCGAAGCGGCGCGCCGCATCGGCATGGATATCGAAGGCGCGCGCATCGCCGTGCAGGGCTTCGGCAACGTCGGCGGCATCGCCGCGCGTCTGTATCAGGAAGCGGGCGCGAAGGTCGTCGCCGTGCAGGATCATACGGGCACGCTGTACAAGGAGTCGGGCATCGATGCAGTCGCACTGCTCGAACACGTCGCGAAGCATGGCGGCGTCGGCGGCTACGCGGAAGCCGACACGATCGCCAACGATGACTTCTGGACGGTCGAATCGGACATCCTGATTCCGGCTGCGCTGGAAAACCAGATCACCGAGAAGAACGCGGGCAAGATTCGTACGAAGATCGTCGTCGAAGGCGCGAACGGCCCGACCACGACGGCCGCCGATGACATCCTGCATGACAAGGGCATCCTCGTGATCCCCGACGTCGTCGCGAATGCGGGCGGCGTGACGGTGTCGTACTTCGAATGGGTGCAGGATTTCTCGAGCTTCTTCTGGACGGAAGACGAGATCAACGAGCGTCTCGAACGCGTGATGCGCGAAGCGTTTGCGGCCGTGTGGCAGGTGGCGAGCGAGCAGAAGGTGTCGGTGCGTACGGCGGCGTTCATCGTTGCTTGCAAACGCATCCTTCAAGCGCGCGAAATGCGCGGCCTGTATCCCTGA
- a CDS encoding LysR family transcriptional regulator — protein MELKWLEDFVSLAETRSFSRSAELRHVTQPAFSRRIQALEAWLGTELIDRSVYPTRLTAAGQVFYEQALAMLSQFHEARTLLRGHTATPAATIEFAVPHTLSLTYFPRWLQRIEAQLGPIHTRLRALNVHDAVLSLVEGGCDLVMGYHHPSHPVALDPARYDMLTLGIEAISPFSAPGKGGRPRYTLPGTSDAPTPYLSYTPNAYLGRMTEVIFATAPGRLYLDRVYETDMAEGLKAMALAGHGVAFLPHSAVEDAVADGRLIRLDRASRGVAQGQLTLTMEIRLYRDKLAVQTDDARQQLVRALWDVVSTELTQASK, from the coding sequence ATGGAACTGAAATGGCTCGAAGACTTCGTGTCGCTGGCGGAAACGCGCAGTTTCAGCCGCTCGGCGGAATTGCGGCACGTCACGCAGCCGGCTTTTTCACGGCGCATCCAGGCGCTCGAGGCATGGCTCGGCACGGAACTGATCGACCGTTCGGTTTACCCGACGCGCCTCACGGCAGCGGGCCAGGTCTTCTACGAGCAGGCGCTCGCGATGCTGTCGCAGTTCCACGAGGCGCGCACGCTGTTGCGCGGCCATACGGCGACGCCCGCCGCGACGATCGAGTTCGCCGTCCCGCATACGCTGTCGCTGACGTACTTCCCGCGCTGGCTGCAACGCATCGAGGCGCAGCTCGGCCCGATTCACACGCGGCTGCGCGCGCTGAATGTGCACGACGCGGTGCTGTCGCTGGTCGAAGGCGGCTGCGATCTGGTGATGGGCTATCACCATCCGAGCCATCCCGTCGCGCTCGATCCCGCGCGCTACGACATGCTGACGCTCGGCATCGAAGCGATCAGTCCGTTCTCCGCGCCAGGTAAGGGTGGCCGCCCGCGCTACACGTTGCCCGGCACGTCCGACGCGCCCACGCCGTATCTCTCCTACACACCCAATGCGTATCTGGGACGCATGACGGAAGTGATCTTTGCGACGGCGCCCGGACGTCTCTATCTCGATCGTGTGTATGAAACGGACATGGCCGAAGGGCTGAAGGCGATGGCGCTGGCCGGACACGGCGTCGCGTTCCTGCCGCACAGCGCCGTCGAAGACGCCGTCGCGGATGGCCGCCTGATCCGGCTCGACCGTGCGTCGCGCGGCGTCGCACAAGGTCAGCTCACGTTGACGATGGAGATCCGCCTGTACCGCGACAAACTCGCCGTGCAGACCGACGACGCGCGCCAGCAACTGGTGCGCGCGCTGTGGGACGTCGTCAGCACGGAACTCACGCAAGCCTCGAAGTAA
- the purB gene encoding adenylosuccinate lyase, whose translation MSDTRPDTLFALTALSPLDGRYASKTEALRDWLSEAAFMRHRVKVEIHWLIALSHAGFAEVPRFSEASEQFLLQLVERFTAHDAARIKDIERVTNHDVKAVEYWLKESVKGQPELERASEFIHFACTSEDINNTSHGLMLAGAREHVILPALRAVHQRLIALAHAQADQPMLSRTHGQPASPTTLGKEIANVAARLSRAIDRIAKVELLGKMNGAVGNFNAHLSAYPEFDWEAFSKEVVEQRLKLTFNPYTIQIEPHDYMAELFDAVARANTILLDLDRDVWGYISIGYFKQRTKAGEIGSSTMPHKVNPIDFENSEGNLGLANATLRHLADKLPVSRWQRDLTDSTVLRNIGVAFGYSLLAYDALNRGLDKLEVNPQRLNDDLDATWEVLAEPVQTVMRRYGIENPYEQLKELTRGKGITRDALQTFINGLAIPADAKERLLAMTPGSYVGKAAELAKRIK comes from the coding sequence ATGTCCGACACCCGCCCCGACACTCTCTTCGCGCTGACCGCCCTGTCCCCGCTCGACGGCCGTTACGCATCGAAAACCGAAGCCCTGCGCGACTGGCTCTCGGAAGCCGCGTTCATGCGCCATCGCGTGAAGGTGGAAATTCACTGGCTGATCGCGTTGTCGCACGCCGGTTTCGCGGAAGTGCCGCGCTTCTCGGAAGCGTCGGAGCAGTTCCTGCTGCAACTCGTCGAGCGCTTCACCGCGCATGACGCCGCGCGCATCAAGGACATCGAGCGCGTGACGAATCACGACGTGAAGGCTGTCGAGTACTGGTTGAAGGAATCGGTGAAGGGCCAGCCGGAACTGGAACGCGCGAGCGAGTTCATCCACTTCGCGTGCACGTCGGAAGACATCAACAACACGTCGCACGGCCTGATGCTCGCCGGCGCGCGCGAACACGTGATCCTGCCCGCGCTGCGCGCCGTGCATCAACGCCTCATCGCGCTCGCGCATGCGCAGGCCGATCAGCCGATGCTCTCGCGCACGCACGGCCAGCCGGCCAGCCCGACCACGCTCGGCAAGGAAATCGCGAACGTGGCCGCGCGCCTGTCGCGCGCGATCGACCGCATCGCGAAGGTCGAACTGCTCGGCAAGATGAACGGTGCTGTCGGCAACTTCAATGCGCATCTGTCCGCGTATCCGGAGTTCGACTGGGAAGCGTTTTCGAAGGAAGTCGTCGAACAGCGTCTGAAGCTGACGTTCAACCCGTACACGATCCAGATCGAGCCGCACGACTACATGGCTGAACTGTTCGATGCCGTCGCGCGCGCGAACACGATCCTGCTCGACCTCGACCGCGACGTGTGGGGTTATATCTCGATCGGCTATTTCAAGCAGAGGACGAAGGCAGGCGAAATCGGTTCGTCGACGATGCCGCACAAGGTCAATCCGATCGACTTCGAAAACTCGGAAGGGAACCTCGGGCTGGCGAATGCCACGCTGCGGCACCTGGCAGACAAGCTCCCCGTTTCGCGTTGGCAGCGTGACCTGACCGATTCGACGGTGTTGCGGAATATTGGTGTTGCGTTTGGGTATTCGTTGCTGGCGTATGACGCGCTTAATCGTGGTCTGGATAAGCTTGAGGTGAATCCTCAACGTTTGAACGATGACCTTGATGCTACGTGGGAAGTGCTCGCCGAGCCGGTGCAGACCGTCATGCGCCGGTACGGGATCGAGAACCCGTACGAGCAGTTGAAGGAACTCACGCGTGGGAAGGGTATTACGCGCGATGCGCTGCAGACTTTTATTAATGGTCTCGCTATTCCTGCGGATGCCAAGGAGCGTCTGCTGGCGATGACGCCTGGGTCTTATGTCGGCAAGGCTGCTGAACTGGCTAAGCGGATCAAGTAG
- a CDS encoding gluconokinase gives MILIAMGVSGAGKTRIGEMLAERLKCSFTDGDAFHSAANKEKMHNGIPLTDDDRWPWLRTIRAAIEEKQAAHEDAVFTCSSLKRSYRDILRAGDKDVCFVYLKGSREVLQERLQTRTGHFFDPSLLQSQLDTLEEPGDDEAITVSIELTPEQIVEETLSQFRAR, from the coding sequence ATGATTTTGATCGCGATGGGCGTGTCGGGCGCCGGCAAGACCCGCATTGGCGAAATGCTGGCGGAGCGGCTCAAGTGCAGTTTCACCGACGGCGATGCGTTTCACAGCGCTGCCAACAAGGAGAAGATGCACAACGGCATTCCGCTGACGGACGATGATCGCTGGCCGTGGCTCAGGACGATTCGCGCCGCGATCGAGGAGAAGCAGGCGGCGCATGAAGATGCGGTGTTTACTTGTTCTTCTTTGAAGCGTTCGTATCGCGATATCCTGCGCGCGGGCGATAAGGATGTGTGCTTCGTTTATCTCAAGGGTTCGCGGGAAGTGCTGCAGGAGCGTCTGCAGACACGCACTGGGCATTTCTTTGATCCTTCTTTGCTGCAGAGTCAGCTCGATACGCTGGAAGAGCCTGGTGATGATGAGGCTATTACTGTGAGTATCGAGCTCACGCCCGAGCAGATCGTTGAGGAGACGCTCAGTCAGTTTCGCGCGAGGTAG
- a CDS encoding GntP family permease, translated as MEAVHGSTLLIYAVIAIAVLILMITRFKVYPFLVLIIVSLLLGLAVGMPAGTIVKSFETGNGNTLGHIAIVVGLGTMLGKMMAESGGAERIATTLINWFGEKNIHWAMMFVAIIVGLPVFFEVGFVLLIPIAFNVAKRTGKSLLLIGLPMVAGLSVVHGLIPPHPAALLAVQAYHADIGRTIAYGLIVGIPTAIVAGPLFALLIHRHIKLAENNPLAAQFVDSEHTAGSRDLPSFGITLFTVLLPVILMLVGSWADLVFAPKTTPNDLLKFIGTSDVALLISVLVSFWTFGAKRGFNREQIQKFCGDCLAPIAGITLIVGAGGGFGRVLMDSGISKEIVATATAAHLSPLLFGWFVAALIRLATGSATVAMTTACGIVAPIAAASGVQVKPELLVLATGSGSLIFSHVNDGGFWLIKEYFGMTVGQTFKTWSLCETIISLMGLGLTFALAAVL; from the coding sequence ATGGAAGCTGTCCACGGCAGCACGCTGCTGATCTACGCCGTGATTGCCATTGCGGTGCTGATCCTGATGATCACGCGCTTCAAGGTCTATCCGTTCCTCGTCCTCATTATCGTGTCGTTGCTGCTGGGCCTTGCCGTCGGCATGCCGGCGGGCACGATCGTGAAGTCGTTCGAAACGGGTAATGGCAATACGCTGGGTCACATCGCGATCGTCGTCGGCCTCGGCACGATGCTCGGCAAGATGATGGCGGAATCGGGCGGCGCCGAGCGCATCGCCACCACGCTTATCAACTGGTTCGGTGAAAAGAACATTCACTGGGCGATGATGTTCGTCGCGATCATCGTTGGCTTGCCGGTGTTCTTCGAAGTCGGCTTCGTGCTGCTGATTCCGATCGCATTCAACGTCGCGAAGCGCACGGGTAAATCGCTGCTGCTGATCGGCCTGCCGATGGTCGCGGGTCTGTCCGTCGTGCACGGCCTGATTCCGCCGCATCCGGCCGCGCTGCTCGCGGTGCAGGCGTATCACGCCGACATCGGCCGCACGATCGCGTATGGTCTGATCGTCGGCATACCGACTGCGATCGTCGCGGGTCCGCTGTTTGCGCTGCTGATCCATCGCCATATCAAGCTCGCGGAAAACAACCCGCTCGCGGCGCAATTCGTCGATTCCGAGCACACGGCGGGATCGCGCGATCTGCCGAGCTTCGGCATCACGCTGTTCACGGTTCTGCTACCTGTGATCCTGATGCTGGTCGGCAGCTGGGCGGACCTCGTATTCGCGCCGAAGACGACGCCGAACGATCTGCTGAAGTTCATCGGCACGTCGGACGTCGCGCTGCTGATTTCGGTGCTGGTGAGCTTCTGGACCTTCGGCGCGAAACGTGGCTTCAATCGCGAGCAGATCCAGAAGTTCTGCGGCGACTGTCTTGCGCCGATCGCGGGCATTACGTTGATCGTGGGCGCGGGCGGTGGTTTTGGCCGCGTGCTGATGGATAGCGGCATCTCGAAGGAAATCGTCGCGACGGCGACGGCGGCTCATCTGTCGCCGCTGCTGTTCGGCTGGTTCGTCGCCGCGCTGATCCGCCTTGCGACGGGTTCGGCGACGGTCGCGATGACGACGGCGTGCGGCATCGTCGCGCCGATCGCCGCGGCGAGCGGCGTGCAGGTGAAACCGGAACTGCTGGTGCTGGCAACGGGCTCCGGCTCGCTGATTTTCTCGCACGTCAACGACGGTGGTTTCTGGCTGATCAAGGAGTACTTCGGAATGACGGTGGGGCAGACGTTCAAAACGTGGTCGCTCTGCGAAACCATCATTTCGCTGATGGGTTTGGGTTTGACCTTCGCATTGGCGGCGGTCCTGTAA
- the eda gene encoding bifunctional 4-hydroxy-2-oxoglutarate aldolase/2-dehydro-3-deoxy-phosphogluconate aldolase gives MTSKTVSEIVRLGPVIPVLAFDTVEQGEHVSRALHAGGVKVLEITLRTPAGIGAIERASQLADDIVVGVGTITRPEHCEQAKKAGAQFGVSPGLTKDMHKAAQDAGLPLLPGVMTPSDIIVALELGYEIVKFFPAQQAGGVPMLQAFHGPFPTLKFCPTGGITAETAPNFLALPNVVCVGGSWLTPKAALAAQNWDEVTRLARAASELAAPAH, from the coding sequence ATGACGTCGAAAACAGTCAGCGAAATCGTGCGCCTCGGTCCGGTGATCCCGGTCCTCGCATTCGATACCGTCGAACAGGGCGAACACGTGTCGCGCGCGCTGCACGCAGGTGGCGTGAAGGTGCTGGAAATCACGCTGCGCACGCCTGCGGGCATCGGCGCGATCGAGCGCGCGAGCCAGCTTGCCGACGACATCGTCGTTGGCGTCGGCACGATCACGAGGCCGGAACATTGCGAGCAGGCGAAGAAGGCGGGCGCGCAGTTCGGCGTGTCGCCGGGACTCACGAAAGACATGCACAAGGCCGCGCAGGACGCCGGTCTGCCGCTTCTGCCCGGCGTGATGACGCCGAGCGACATCATCGTCGCACTCGAACTCGGCTATGAAATCGTCAAGTTCTTCCCGGCGCAACAGGCGGGCGGTGTGCCGATGCTGCAAGCCTTCCACGGTCCGTTCCCGACGCTGAAGTTCTGCCCGACTGGCGGCATCACGGCAGAAACCGCGCCGAATTTCCTCGCGCTGCCGAATGTCGTGTGCGTTGGCGGCTCGTGGCTGACGCCGAAGGCGGCGCTCGCTGCACAGAACTGGGACGAAGTTACGCGTCTCGCGCGTGCTGCGAGCGAACTTGCTGCGCCCGCACACTGA